In the genome of Eggerthella sp. YY7918, one region contains:
- a CDS encoding fibronectin type III domain-containing protein, translating into MSQFRLSPPLRRSGSFLAAFLIALACAAALVAFAPGKALADDIAYDIYSADDFVKWRNTTDGTGTAYLRSDITITDVDLLRIIEWEKHNLGENETLEGLGYGITLDLKTSPGLFVEVRGSIRSIHFHGSVDCPVSGVGAAAGNLFAPGRIFDCVNYADITGVAQVGGLVGTSKVESSASNNSYTMFNNCANHGNVTATGKEGVNRESNAGGITGTLHVDEGKGHEEESTAHITISQCYNRGDVSGVGKEVAGIVGTASTETDLELDRKSAHLWIEYCFNTGNVITDYKDAAGIVAHAKGDVNITNCYSAGYVSAKDDDFTNKGIVQWREIDDGDFFNNCTHSESKDSYSLQNGQYANLKNYEQAKWILYLNGRHDELGSNGDPYERPREGVNGGFPSIGDVGEGKTITITDRDVYGNPRNESHYDDHKGTTVGYGHSLPSPHQPQLFDGVTFQYYTLDEPDWDEEGQYHYYKNPPKPHDPHEPLGWRTQDVFLYYTSDPLTVYFDANVPEGATVEGAYPTEKTVYYGFKYGEMPEPYEVNNAWRFEGWFDSDGQEYTSKSGVYETGTQTLYAHWYKYPATVIEQPADTAVNRGDRVEFSVKATIPDEIMYDKDLDKVLYEWHRKDGKDDEAYDYAYEHNNFSVLTIDSASYSEGNTYYYCDIYASYKDGKKTLIGKSRLAKLTVYPGSQIEASVEQNQVVIHPETADWNAQAGKTHLSYEYDFPVDVKLLDSAYIDGVESATLNISILNSAGVRTFTYDIPKDELSLGKTYSYQLDGVRMNAGSTATVEVDGCYWVKRDGENKHEAVTFSSSAPFLAPSLATAPETLGKPVFYKGGIPADIWNPSAGPLTDRMHHGDDVTAAVDMTWGSDFDSSTQVTTEWRYSLDDKNWLTLETTEMRNESRQDDNGVWKTRVMAAFNPKLEYNKARVQAVVRTMEDGQTTISDSSDPILIDISAPTNVHDIDPGGASTQRSIHWDWNADTQGVPSGGTEEGTGFLVTYTYSTKVYSEEKGEYTTESFKTIEAPYKPGTDSQSVALKDLILGTEYRVTVQAYGNGELGSKSNPITFNTEGLPPGEIDLEPRVAAAAFGEEGTFQVRYTLMPGENISAYHWSTSADGTNWEEGDESLKTKEAINVAARKDAPVFVKCAIDISSNDGALPKTIETPVGVLLPQQPAPVILETKPQTYSAHLKWEKGPGASLDESNYLVRYARSDDEPKTAQDPAWNYVEVSGSESVTITGLDPGKENYHWQVAVRTAEGGIVSDWTKWNDGEFTTKKAAKAEECTLVWGGRNPEPVSGKVKFRAEYKEPDKVSKNFNYTYAWQYYNAAKNEWVNDRNDWGSNTTESPSFDRIAAGADDYGRTWRCVVTVESGDDSTDTFTTNTVTPTFCPPQMRDLWLESGTDTIEVAWPLLDRVGAYEITYGAVNSQNSVDDWKKVLVSSATSTETREHYAAANEDEGTRATYTLTGLSPETQYRVKIVGCKDGELGIEPLTKDAKTFPMPETPFISEQPGSRFASVGANNEVTFSAAVIKPNDGGTLSARLERYVPGADGAEGTWETVPDAGIAIKDDPSAERIARVSVTLAPSNETRWRYTDAAKLRFAVTNTLNGGTATEQSTPVGLVMLAVQPSMSAVPDSATATSIDVTLDGTLDDGTVATNRFTLLWTDDASLSTVDLSGWKRATVDADENGQAAYTIKYLAPDTAYRIVAVSAPVVNGMTLPPSKPSAPVEAATIKKNTLASVAVTPERTVAEEGTPVTLTATPAFDGDAAKVSYDWQQYTAESGWQDVADAPDAPEYTATVGTGLAGAYRCVATAGGALDPNMEEKTVASNRAMVWTDKRPGDPSGLTVAPQARSAELAWEGNDGFAGSYLVEYRVVGADVWLTANSDAPTFTLKNLEPSATYEWRVTAKGDNGLSSATVDGPVFSTKAGSALTKAQVTPSETVVTMEGDWKKSMTKLSVTDSAALDETRKYAWEYSDNDGASWTPIEGANESTYEARVPEFKNKEGESCVGSHLYRCYVAATASDDTVEVASSTAEVRLVPNVPTEARPKETETTEKATTLTWKPPEPAVPCGYEVQYRKQGESAWKAPDKIKVEVATDGSRWCRVTGLKPSTVYEWQVRAVGIPAGKDPAGKDPLDSKYATAWVDGEQVITKTVSGLDAAAVTPRVALYDPADEGALRFVAKTDAPSEKLSYEWQWQEASAEESDPTAWKKVSDYESPSHLIANDSVLEVTKEFRTSYPGARFRCAVSTNDPTLTKKTVTSLSAVMLSRLTAPYELEVSSISMTGAKVTWKDNNPYEGSYTLEYRAVGQPVSITSLVAASLPGTAMLSGEQVLQTSIDPSGWIPVEGLENKRYDFNQALEPGTTYEWRVKFVSDAGSVEGPVAYGPVFTTLSGSALTGAVVTPKIAVADKVGDEVTFTAVTNVDNVADENLQYKWQTAPRNSDNWQNLGKTEKELAVTVGDDLGTQYRCVVEASKNGDVKTVTSTPASLWKRPDVTPPSDLEAKVQSALKAELSWKCDAQVAGTYTVEYRAKDGAWQTVSGIADKKLVLDGLVPGTTYEWRVAHVLGNGLSSGFAPGREFTTREGSTLASVTVTPSSVTITDPDPKPVLTATTNTLPPDETVTYQWQYFSEPSIGEPQTWEDQDGPEAKLAAFVVPGMDQRYDTSLYRCVVTAKKNGDEKKVASAAVLVTLAPKVPYDLRADEIGKGGAKLQWKEDVLRGVEERDINYEVAWRVQGEGAWETANSRGSSASSDPWKKMSDGASFSLDGLDPSTAYEWRVRATSDDATVASEWSDISSFVTLGESGLSKAAVSPVLYRYDADADPAADAVFKVYTDESTDKLIYQWQWKRYGEETWRKADDNSKFATEENGAKLIVREGFAKTKEAHASSYRCVVKTKEGIEPREATSSAALLLHQVAEPVNLDARNASTNSVALSWTDANQYEGTYTLQYRKAPVARIAGAETGFARAAATGDWMTREGIARNSSGTTTYTLDRLDPDTLYEWRVQFVPQAGILDESKWAEGAPFRTLPGSALNRAEVSPTFSLRDPGETVKLTVETNVDNVLDEQLAYRWQKAERDSDQWTDVPNGRNAAFSVTVGDADWGVRYRCMVKATKNGNSTELASNEAVIWSSTALVAPRDLAVSGILPTAAKLSWACDAPVKGTYTVEYRVKGTDTWTVVGGLTAPELPLDGLSPETEYEWQVTHVVAEGVVSEAVSGPTFTTLALGSGGGGEGGSGGGADGDAAARMLAPTGDSAPITAFATTVLLAFIAALAACIIRRTSRHRS; encoded by the coding sequence ATGTCGCAATTCCGCCTGTCCCCCCCCCTTCGCCGTAGCGGATCTTTTCTTGCCGCTTTCTTGATCGCTCTTGCCTGCGCCGCCGCACTCGTCGCGTTCGCGCCGGGGAAAGCGCTCGCTGACGATATCGCGTACGATATCTACTCGGCAGACGATTTCGTCAAGTGGCGCAACACGACCGACGGCACAGGCACCGCGTATTTGAGGTCGGATATCACCATAACCGACGTGGATCTCCTGCGAATCATAGAGTGGGAAAAGCACAACCTCGGAGAGAATGAAACGCTTGAAGGCCTGGGCTATGGCATCACGCTGGACTTGAAGACAAGTCCGGGACTGTTTGTCGAAGTGAGGGGCTCCATAAGATCGATCCACTTCCACGGCTCGGTTGACTGTCCGGTCAGCGGGGTGGGTGCCGCAGCGGGTAATCTCTTTGCGCCAGGCCGGATTTTCGACTGCGTAAACTATGCAGACATCACCGGAGTTGCACAGGTCGGCGGCCTCGTGGGAACGAGCAAGGTAGAGTCGTCTGCCTCGAATAACTCATACACTATGTTCAATAATTGCGCCAATCACGGTAACGTTACGGCGACCGGCAAGGAGGGGGTGAACCGGGAAAGCAATGCGGGCGGTATCACCGGCACGCTGCATGTCGACGAAGGTAAGGGACATGAAGAGGAATCCACTGCTCATATAACTATCTCCCAATGCTATAACAGAGGCGATGTCAGCGGCGTCGGCAAGGAGGTGGCGGGCATAGTGGGAACCGCTTCTACCGAAACCGATCTCGAGCTCGATAGAAAATCAGCCCACTTATGGATCGAGTACTGCTTCAACACGGGAAATGTCATAACGGACTACAAGGATGCTGCGGGCATCGTCGCGCATGCAAAGGGCGACGTCAATATTACCAATTGCTACAGCGCGGGATATGTATCGGCTAAAGACGACGATTTTACGAATAAGGGCATCGTCCAATGGAGAGAGATTGACGATGGTGATTTTTTCAACAACTGTACGCATAGCGAAAGTAAAGACTCCTACAGCCTCCAAAATGGGCAGTATGCCAACTTGAAGAATTATGAACAAGCAAAATGGATTCTCTATCTGAACGGCCGCCACGACGAGCTAGGATCTAACGGAGATCCCTATGAGCGACCCCGAGAGGGTGTTAACGGGGGGTTCCCCTCCATAGGCGACGTGGGTGAAGGCAAGACGATTACTATAACCGACAGAGATGTATACGGAAATCCCAGAAACGAATCGCATTATGATGACCACAAGGGAACAACCGTCGGTTACGGCCATTCGCTTCCCTCTCCGCATCAACCGCAACTCTTTGATGGCGTTACCTTCCAGTACTACACGCTCGATGAACCCGATTGGGATGAAGAGGGCCAGTACCACTACTACAAGAACCCGCCCAAGCCCCATGATCCTCACGAACCGCTTGGTTGGCGAACGCAAGACGTCTTCCTCTACTACACCAGCGATCCTCTGACGGTGTATTTCGACGCCAATGTGCCCGAAGGCGCAACGGTGGAAGGCGCGTACCCGACCGAGAAGACGGTGTACTACGGGTTTAAATACGGAGAGATGCCGGAGCCGTACGAGGTGAACAACGCCTGGAGGTTCGAAGGCTGGTTCGACAGCGATGGTCAAGAGTACACCTCTAAATCGGGCGTGTACGAAACCGGAACCCAGACACTCTACGCACACTGGTACAAATACCCGGCCACCGTTATCGAGCAGCCAGCCGACACCGCCGTCAACAGGGGCGATCGTGTCGAGTTCTCGGTGAAGGCGACTATACCCGATGAGATTATGTACGACAAGGACTTAGACAAGGTGCTTTACGAATGGCATCGCAAGGACGGGAAGGATGACGAGGCTTACGATTATGCCTACGAACACAACAACTTCTCCGTACTTACGATTGATAGCGCCAGTTATTCGGAAGGAAATACCTACTATTACTGCGACATATACGCTTCGTACAAAGATGGAAAAAAGACCCTTATCGGCAAATCGCGCCTAGCGAAACTCACGGTGTATCCCGGTTCCCAGATCGAAGCATCGGTGGAACAGAACCAGGTCGTAATCCATCCGGAGACCGCTGACTGGAACGCTCAGGCGGGGAAGACGCATCTGAGCTACGAGTACGATTTCCCCGTAGACGTCAAGCTTCTCGATAGCGCCTATATAGATGGTGTCGAATCTGCGACCCTCAACATCAGCATCCTCAATTCGGCCGGAGTGCGGACGTTTACCTACGATATCCCCAAAGACGAGCTATCTCTCGGCAAGACGTATTCCTATCAGCTCGATGGGGTGAGAATGAATGCCGGAAGCACGGCCACGGTGGAGGTGGACGGCTGCTACTGGGTCAAGCGAGATGGCGAGAATAAGCATGAGGCCGTAACGTTCAGCAGCAGCGCGCCCTTCCTCGCACCCTCCTTGGCCACGGCACCTGAAACTTTGGGCAAACCGGTGTTCTACAAAGGCGGCATTCCGGCCGATATATGGAATCCCAGTGCCGGTCCTCTGACCGATCGTATGCACCATGGAGACGACGTGACGGCAGCGGTCGACATGACCTGGGGCTCGGACTTCGACTCCAGCACCCAGGTAACGACGGAGTGGCGCTACAGCCTTGACGATAAAAACTGGCTGACGCTCGAAACGACGGAGATGAGGAATGAGTCGCGGCAGGATGACAACGGCGTATGGAAGACGCGCGTCATGGCGGCGTTCAATCCGAAACTCGAGTACAACAAGGCAAGGGTCCAGGCCGTTGTGCGCACGATGGAGGACGGCCAGACGACCATAAGCGACAGCTCAGATCCCATACTCATCGACATCAGCGCGCCGACGAACGTGCACGACATCGATCCCGGCGGCGCCAGCACCCAAAGGAGTATCCATTGGGACTGGAATGCGGATACCCAGGGCGTGCCGTCGGGCGGCACGGAAGAGGGCACCGGGTTCTTAGTCACTTACACCTACAGCACAAAAGTCTACAGCGAGGAGAAGGGCGAGTACACAACGGAGTCCTTCAAGACGATAGAAGCGCCTTACAAACCCGGCACGGACAGCCAATCGGTAGCGCTGAAGGATCTGATACTGGGCACCGAATACCGGGTGACGGTGCAGGCGTACGGAAACGGCGAGTTGGGGTCGAAAAGCAACCCTATAACCTTCAATACCGAGGGATTGCCGCCGGGCGAGATCGATCTGGAACCCCGTGTTGCTGCAGCTGCTTTCGGTGAGGAAGGGACATTCCAGGTCAGGTATACGCTCATGCCTGGCGAGAATATTTCAGCCTACCATTGGTCTACCTCTGCTGATGGCACGAACTGGGAGGAAGGGGACGAGTCTCTTAAGACCAAGGAGGCAATCAACGTTGCTGCCCGGAAGGACGCCCCTGTCTTTGTCAAGTGCGCCATAGACATCTCTTCCAACGACGGCGCGCTCCCCAAAACAATCGAAACGCCCGTCGGGGTATTGCTGCCGCAGCAGCCGGCTCCGGTGATTTTGGAGACCAAGCCGCAGACGTACAGCGCCCACCTCAAATGGGAAAAGGGGCCGGGCGCGAGTCTGGACGAGTCCAACTACCTCGTTCGCTACGCGAGATCGGACGATGAGCCTAAAACGGCGCAAGACCCCGCTTGGAACTATGTGGAGGTAAGCGGTTCCGAGAGCGTCACCATCACGGGGCTCGATCCGGGGAAGGAGAACTACCACTGGCAGGTAGCGGTCCGCACGGCCGAGGGCGGCATAGTCTCCGACTGGACGAAGTGGAACGACGGAGAATTCACGACAAAGAAGGCGGCGAAGGCCGAAGAATGCACTCTGGTTTGGGGCGGCCGCAATCCGGAGCCCGTTTCTGGGAAAGTCAAATTCCGTGCGGAGTACAAAGAACCGGATAAGGTGTCGAAAAATTTCAATTATACCTACGCATGGCAATACTACAACGCAGCAAAAAACGAATGGGTGAACGATAGAAACGACTGGGGCAGCAACACGACCGAGAGTCCCTCCTTCGACCGCATAGCTGCGGGCGCCGACGACTACGGTCGCACGTGGCGCTGCGTGGTGACGGTGGAGTCAGGGGACGACAGCACGGATACCTTCACCACGAACACCGTGACGCCGACCTTCTGCCCGCCGCAGATGAGGGACCTCTGGCTGGAGTCCGGCACCGATACGATCGAGGTTGCCTGGCCGCTGCTCGACAGGGTGGGCGCCTACGAGATCACCTACGGTGCCGTCAACTCGCAGAACAGCGTCGACGACTGGAAAAAGGTCCTGGTGAGCTCTGCCACCTCGACGGAGACACGGGAGCACTACGCAGCCGCAAATGAGGACGAAGGCACAAGGGCAACCTACACGCTTACGGGCCTTTCGCCCGAAACGCAGTATCGCGTGAAAATCGTGGGGTGCAAGGATGGGGAACTGGGCATCGAGCCGCTGACCAAAGATGCGAAGACATTCCCGATGCCCGAGACACCGTTCATCTCCGAGCAGCCGGGAAGCCGGTTCGCGAGTGTGGGCGCCAACAACGAGGTAACGTTCTCCGCGGCGGTGATCAAGCCAAACGACGGCGGCACGCTCTCGGCGCGGCTCGAACGATATGTGCCGGGCGCGGACGGCGCCGAGGGAACATGGGAGACGGTGCCGGATGCGGGCATCGCGATCAAAGACGACCCGTCCGCTGAGAGAATCGCGCGCGTTTCGGTTACGCTCGCGCCTAGCAACGAGACAAGGTGGCGCTATACCGATGCCGCCAAGCTGCGCTTCGCCGTGACGAACACCCTGAACGGCGGCACGGCAACCGAGCAGAGCACCCCGGTAGGCTTGGTTATGCTCGCGGTGCAGCCTTCTATGTCCGCGGTGCCGGATTCGGCAACCGCGACCAGCATCGACGTGACGCTTGACGGCACGCTGGACGACGGCACTGTTGCCACGAACCGCTTCACCCTGCTTTGGACCGACGATGCCTCGCTTTCGACGGTCGACTTGAGCGGATGGAAGCGCGCGACGGTGGATGCCGACGAGAATGGCCAGGCGGCCTATACGATCAAGTACCTTGCGCCCGACACGGCGTACCGCATCGTGGCGGTGTCCGCGCCGGTTGTGAACGGCATGACCCTGCCGCCGTCCAAGCCGTCGGCGCCGGTTGAGGCCGCCACCATCAAGAAGAACACGCTCGCCTCGGTTGCTGTCACGCCCGAGCGCACGGTGGCGGAGGAGGGTACGCCGGTCACGCTTACCGCCACGCCCGCCTTTGACGGCGATGCGGCGAAGGTGTCCTACGACTGGCAGCAGTACACGGCCGAAAGCGGTTGGCAGGATGTCGCCGACGCACCCGACGCACCCGAGTACACGGCCACGGTGGGCACGGGGCTTGCCGGCGCGTATCGCTGCGTGGCAACGGCAGGCGGCGCGCTCGACCCGAACATGGAGGAGAAAACGGTCGCCAGCAACCGCGCCATGGTATGGACCGACAAGCGGCCGGGCGATCCCTCTGGCCTGACGGTTGCACCGCAGGCCCGCTCGGCGGAGCTTGCATGGGAGGGCAACGACGGCTTTGCCGGGTCGTACCTGGTGGAGTACCGCGTGGTTGGCGCCGATGTGTGGTTGACGGCCAATTCCGATGCCCCGACCTTCACGCTTAAGAATCTGGAGCCGTCCGCCACCTACGAGTGGCGGGTGACGGCCAAGGGCGATAACGGCCTGTCGTCGGCAACCGTGGACGGCCCCGTGTTCAGCACGAAGGCTGGGTCTGCGCTGACGAAGGCCCAGGTGACGCCGTCGGAGACGGTTGTGACGATGGAAGGCGACTGGAAGAAGAGCATGACCAAGCTCTCGGTTACCGACAGCGCGGCTTTGGATGAAACCAGGAAATACGCATGGGAGTACAGCGACAACGACGGCGCCTCGTGGACGCCGATCGAGGGCGCGAATGAGAGCACCTACGAGGCCCGCGTGCCCGAATTCAAAAACAAGGAAGGTGAGAGCTGCGTCGGTTCGCACCTTTACCGCTGCTACGTTGCCGCCACGGCCAGCGACGACACGGTAGAGGTCGCAAGCTCCACGGCCGAAGTGCGCCTCGTGCCGAACGTACCGACCGAGGCGCGTCCCAAAGAAACCGAAACGACAGAGAAGGCCACGACGCTGACCTGGAAGCCACCCGAGCCCGCAGTGCCGTGCGGCTACGAGGTGCAGTACCGCAAGCAGGGCGAAAGCGCGTGGAAGGCGCCGGATAAGATCAAGGTCGAGGTCGCGACCGACGGGTCCAGATGGTGCAGGGTCACGGGTCTCAAGCCCAGCACCGTCTACGAGTGGCAGGTGCGCGCGGTGGGCATCCCGGCCGGCAAGGACCCGGCCGGCAAGGACCCGCTCGATTCCAAGTATGCAACGGCCTGGGTCGACGGCGAACAGGTCATCACGAAGACGGTAAGCGGTCTGGATGCGGCTGCGGTGACCCCGAGGGTTGCGCTGTACGATCCGGCCGACGAGGGAGCTTTGAGGTTCGTGGCGAAGACCGATGCTCCTTCCGAGAAGCTGAGCTACGAATGGCAGTGGCAGGAGGCGAGCGCCGAGGAAAGCGACCCGACCGCCTGGAAGAAGGTTTCGGATTACGAGTCCCCTAGTCACTTGATTGCGAACGACAGCGTGCTGGAGGTGACGAAGGAGTTCCGCACGAGCTATCCCGGCGCCCGCTTCCGCTGCGCCGTGTCGACGAACGACCCGACTTTGACAAAGAAGACCGTGACCAGCCTCTCGGCGGTGATGCTGAGCCGTTTGACGGCGCCATATGAGCTGGAGGTCAGCAGCATCAGCATGACGGGCGCGAAGGTGACATGGAAGGACAACAATCCCTACGAAGGCTCCTATACGCTGGAGTACCGTGCGGTCGGTCAGCCGGTCTCCATTACGTCGCTTGTCGCCGCGAGCCTGCCGGGCACGGCGATGCTCTCCGGCGAGCAGGTCCTCCAAACCAGCATCGATCCGTCCGGTTGGATTCCCGTTGAGGGTCTTGAAAACAAACGATACGATTTCAACCAGGCTCTCGAGCCCGGCACGACGTACGAGTGGCGCGTGAAATTCGTGTCGGACGCAGGAAGCGTTGAAGGCCCGGTGGCGTATGGGCCCGTATTCACCACGCTTTCAGGTTCTGCGCTCACGGGTGCGGTCGTCACGCCGAAGATCGCCGTGGCCGACAAAGTCGGCGACGAGGTCACCTTCACGGCGGTGACGAACGTCGATAACGTTGCGGACGAGAACCTGCAGTATAAGTGGCAGACGGCGCCGCGTAACTCCGATAACTGGCAGAACCTTGGCAAGACGGAGAAAGAGCTGGCCGTGACCGTCGGTGACGATCTGGGCACGCAGTACCGGTGCGTCGTCGAGGCTTCGAAAAACGGCGACGTTAAGACGGTGACGAGCACTCCCGCCTCGCTGTGGAAGCGCCCTGATGTGACCCCGCCGAGCGATCTCGAAGCGAAGGTGCAGAGCGCCCTGAAGGCGGAGCTCTCATGGAAGTGCGACGCCCAGGTGGCGGGCACGTACACCGTGGAGTACCGTGCGAAAGACGGTGCCTGGCAGACGGTGAGCGGCATCGCCGACAAGAAGCTCGTCCTCGACGGCCTGGTGCCCGGCACGACGTACGAGTGGCGCGTGGCCCATGTGCTGGGCAACGGCCTGTCGTCGGGCTTCGCCCCCGGCCGCGAGTTCACGACGCGCGAGGGCAGCACGCTCGCGAGCGTGACCGTCACCCCCTCGTCGGTGACCATCACCGATCCTGACCCGAAGCCGGTGCTGACCGCCACAACGAATACGCTGCCGCCCGATGAAACCGTGACGTACCAGTGGCAGTACTTCTCCGAGCCCTCCATCGGCGAGCCGCAGACTTGGGAAGATCAAGACGGCCCTGAAGCGAAGCTCGCAGCTTTTGTGGTTCCCGGTATGGATCAGCGGTACGATACCTCGCTCTACCGCTGCGTCGTCACCGCCAAGAAGAACGGCGACGAGAAGAAGGTGGCCAGCGCCGCGGTTCTGGTGACCCTCGCCCCCAAGGTGCCGTACGATCTCCGTGCGGACGAGATAGGCAAGGGCGGGGCAAAGCTCCAATGGAAAGAGGATGTTCTGCGGGGCGTGGAAGAAAGAGACATCAACTACGAGGTGGCCTGGCGCGTCCAGGGCGAGGGCGCCTGGGAGACCGCGAACAGCAGGGGCAGCAGCGCCTCGTCCGACCCTTGGAAGAAGATGAGCGACGGCGCCTCGTTCTCGCTGGACGGCCTGGACCCCTCCACCGCCTACGAGTGGCGGGTGCGCGCCACGTCGGATGACGCCACCGTGGCATCCGAGTGGTCCGACATCTCGTCGTTCGTGACGCTGGGCGAAAGCGGTCTTTCCAAGGCCGCCGTCTCGCCCGTCCTCTACCGCTACGACGCCGACGCCGATCCGGCGGCGGATGCGGTGTTCAAAGTGTATACCGATGAGTCGACCGATAAACTGATCTACCAGTGGCAGTGGAAGCGCTACGGCGAGGAAACCTGGCGCAAAGCGGACGACAACAGCAAGTTCGCTACCGAAGAAAACGGTGCGAAACTCATCGTGAGGGAAGGATTCGCCAAGACGAAGGAAGCCCACGCCTCGAGCTACCGGTGCGTCGTGAAGACGAAGGAGGGCATCGAACCGCGCGAGGCGACGAGCTCGGCGGCCCTGCTGCTGCACCAGGTGGCCGAACCGGTCAACCTGGATGCCCGCAACGCCTCCACCAACTCCGTGGCGCTCTCGTGGACCGACGCCAACCAGTACGAGGGCACCTACACGCTCCAATACCGCAAGGCCCCGGTGGCGAGGATAGCCGGGGCGGAGACCGGCTTCGCGAGGGCTGCGGCGACCGGCGACTGGATGACAAGGGAGGGCATCGCGCGCAACTCCTCGGGCACGACCACCTACACGCTCGACAGGCTCGATCCCGACACGCTGTACGAGTGGCGCGTGCAGTTCGTGCCGCAGGCGGGCATCCTCGACGAGAGCAAATGGGCCGAAGGTGCGCCGTTCAGGACGCTTCCCGGCTCCGCGCTCAACCGGGCGGAGGTATCGCCGACATTCTCGCTGCGCGACCCCGGCGAGACGGTGAAGCTCACGGTCGAGACGAATGTGGACAACGTGCTCGACGAGCAGCTTGCCTACCGTTGGCAGAAGGCGGAGCGCGATTCCGACCAGTGGACCGACGTCCCGAATGGCCGCAACGCCGCGTTTTCGGTGACGGTGGGCGACGCTGACTGGGGTGTGCGCTATCGCTGCATGGTCAAGGCCACGAAGAACGGCAACTCCACTGAGCTTGCGAGCAACGAGGCCGTCATCTGGTCGAGCACCGCGCTGGTAGCGCCCCGGGACCTTGCGGTAAGCGGCATCTTGCCGACCGCGGCCAAGCTCTCCTGGGCGTGCGATGCGCCGGTGAAGGGTACGTATACGGTTGAGTACCGCGTCAAGGGCACGGATACGTGGACGGTCGTGGGGGGCTTGACCGCTCCCGAGCTGCCCCTGGACGGGCTCTCGCCTGAAACCGAATACGAATGGCAGGTGACCCACGTGGTGGCCGAAGGCGTAGTCTCCGAGGCCGTGTCCGGCCCCACCTTCACCACGTTGGCTCTCGGTTCAGGTGGCGGCGGAGAAGGTGGTTCGGGTGGCGGCGCAGATGGTGATGCTGCGGCAAGGATGCTCGCTCCCACGGGCGACTCCGCACCCATAACGGCGTTCGCGACCACGGTGTTGCTGGCCTTTATCGCCGCGCTTGCTGCCTGCATTATCCGCCGCACATCACGCCACCGCAGCTAA